The genomic window gctctgtggggccCTTGCCATCCACACATTTGTAGTCGTAGTCCCCCAGGGCCCGGGACACAGCCAGGGAGCCGTTTACCCTCTGGATCATGACTGAGCCGCCAGCATTCTGGATGCGCTCTTTTTCGCGAGGGTTGCAGGGCTTGTGGTCCTGGGTGGAGAAGCCCACCTTGCCGTCCCGACTCAGCACAGCTCGCGAGTCTCCACAGTTAATGAAGTAGAGGTGGTTCGggctgagcagcacacacacagctgttgatCCACTGCGGTCCAGCCCCTGCCGCAGGTCAGAGAAGCTGCGCATATACTCGTCAATGTTCAGGAAGCCCGAGCGGATGCCATCCTTGACGCCTTCCACGGAGCCAGGCCCTGAACCAAAGTCAGCCCCTCCTGACAAGATGTGCTCCAGCAGGTGGGCGGAACAGTAGTTGGCCACCCGGGAACCTGCATGGCCATCATAGACAGCAAAGAAGGACCAGTCGGTGAGTCCATGGGGAAGGCCCACCACAGCAGTGTGGGCATCCTCCATTTCCACCCGCCAGCCCTGCATGGAGCTCAGGCCGTAATGCAGCCCATTGCCCTCGCCGTGGGCACTATGTTTCTCCGTCTTCGGCTTGTCCAGGAATGCACCCATTGCTGCCTATAGCTGGAGATtaaacaagagaagaaagaaacattAGAATGAATGCTGCAACATCACCAGCATGGAGAAAATAACTTTTATTCCAAAGCATTACTTTGCCAATAAAAGTTAAAGCAAGCAACTGATTAATGATATATTACTATTTGTATATAATGAAGCCTATATGGTAAACAATTTCCTTTAGATCTTCCTGTAAATCATTATTTGATGTCAGTAGTTCAGTAGGCTGCTGCATACTGTGAATACAGAGCACTTTTAATTACTGAACGgatggagagagcagagaagacAAAGATAGCAGAGGAGGGACCACAGAGTCGAGGATTACACAGCAGCTACAAAGCTCCTTTGAGCTCACAGAGCCTCCCTCAACACAAGGTAACTAATACTACTAGTTAACTTGCTGGCAGGAAATAGTGTGACATTACTGAATCAGCAAGGTTTTAAATTCTCCACTGTCAGGAGATGAAAAGGAAATTACATCTGACTTAGAGTAGATTTGGTACATAAGCTGTCCATTCAAAGCTGCATGTTCTCTTTAAACACAAGTTAATCACAAACGCTGAAGCTGACTGAGCTGGTCCAACAAATATTGTAAAGCTGTAAAGCTCACTTTACCTACAGCTCAAATAAATTAGGCtgcatttatgtattttgtAATATACTTTTCCCTCTTTTATCAAGTGTGACATATAGCAGCCCCATATAATCTTACTCatcacaacaataaaaaacaatatcTGAACTAGAAAGTAATTATTATATGTAAGTGTTGTAAATAATATACTGTGATGTATCTTTAGTTGAGACAAAGGTATTCACATTATGAATAAGTCTACCAGGACTAATGCACTAATTTGTCTAGTgtagtgacaaaaaaaaacttttctgcAGTGCAGCCTTCCCGGCCTTATAAACTGTCACCACACTACCTTCATCTATTAAACTTGAATTGTGCAACAATGCAAGTGCCACTGTGTCATAtttgtgtacacaaacacacaagtcagTGGCAGGGTTTTCATTTCTGTTAATGTTGGTATCTTACAGAGACCTTGAAGGAGATAAAGAGCAGATGTTATGTGAAATTCAATCAAAATATTTTTTAGGTGTCGGCAGGTGAAGATGATCTGTTGTCGGTAACAACCTCCAAATACAACAGGATCCTCTTGGTTCAGcagaagaaaatgtgtgtagTAAACATGCCTTGCTTCTAAATGGACCAATGCAGCCTATGAGTCCACCACTCACAGCTGTTGGAGTCTGTTGCAGTCTTCCCCGGG from Parambassis ranga chromosome 19, fParRan2.1, whole genome shotgun sequence includes these protein-coding regions:
- the ppm1bb gene encoding protein phosphatase 1bb isoform X1 codes for the protein MGAFLDKPKTEKHSAHGEGNGLHYGLSSMQGWRVEMEDAHTAVVGLPHGLTDWSFFAVYDGHAGSRVANYCSAHLLEHILSGGADFGSGPGSVEGVKDGIRSGFLNIDEYMRSFSDLRQGLDRSGSTAVCVLLSPNHLYFINCGDSRAVLSRDGKVGFSTQDHKPCNPREKERIQNAGGSVMIQRVNGSLAVSRALGDYDYKCVDGKGPTEQLVSPEPEVCVLERAAERDEFVVLACDGIWDVMSNEELCDFVHSRLLVCDDLEKVCNSVVDTCLHKGSRDNMSVVLVCLPAAPKISEEALKKEEELDKYLETRVEELLSNCGEAGVPDLVSVLRSIATENIPNLPPGGGLASKRSVIEAVYNKLNPHREEEGSACDLDDPW